CGACGGCCTCCAGACCCGCTCACCCGGCGGCGAGTCGAACGCCCGCTGGCCAGCGGCCTCCGAGTCATCGATGGGCTCCTCACCGTCGGCTACGGCCAGCGCATCGGTATCTTCGCGGGCTCGGGAGTCGGCAAGAGTGTCCTGCTTGGCATGATCGCCCGGTACGCTGCGGCCGACGTCAACGTGATCGGCTTGGTCGGCGAGCGCGGGCGTGAGGTTCGCGAGTTCATCGAAAAGGACCTGGGGCCGGAAGGGCTGGAGCGCTCCGTCGTCGTCGTTGCCACCTCCGATGCCCCGCCCCAGATCCGCCGCCAAGCGGCCTTCACCGCCACGGCCATCGCCGAGCACTTCCGCGATGCGGGCCGGACCGTGCTCCTGATGATGGACTCGCTGACACGCTTCGCTGCGGCCCAACGCGAGGTCGGCCTCGCGGTCGGCGAACCCCCGACCACCCGCGGATACCCGCCGTCGGTGTTCGCCCTCCTCCCGAGGCTCCTGGAACGGGCCGGCACCTGCCCGGGGCCCGGGTCCATCACCGGGCTGTACACGATTCTGGTCGAAGGCGACGATCCCAACGAGCCGGTGGCCGACGCGGTGCGCGCGATCCTCGACGGCCACATCGTCCTCTCCCGCGCCCTCGCCGCGCACGGGCACTTCCCCGCCATCGATGTCCTCGGGAGCGTGAGCCGCTGCATGATCGACATCGTGACGCCAGAGCACCAAGCCCTCGCCCAGTCCTTGCGGGCGCTCATCGCGGCTCACCGGGAGGTCGAGCCGTTGCTGGCCCTTGGCGCGTATCGAGCGGGTGGGCTTCCCACCGCCGACCGGGCGATCGCGCGCTGGGATCAAATCCTCGACTTTCTCACCCAGGCCGTGAGCGACCGGACCGCGTTTGAGGACACGCTCGCCCGGCTGGCCACTCTGGTTCGGGAGCCCGCCGCGGAGCGTCGCGCATGAGCACGCCCTACAGCGCGCTCCTCCGGGTCAGGCGGGTCGTTGAGCGCGATGCCGAGATCGCCATCGCTCAGGCTCGCCATACCGTGGCGGCGCTCGAGGACGGCCTGGCGACCCTCGGCGTGCTCCGTCAGCGCTGGGTCGAATCGGCGTTCGCGGCAGCGCCGGGATCCACGGGCGTCCACGGCCAGATCACCGCCATCGAGGCGACCGAGACCGCCCTCGCAGCTTCGCTTGCCCGGGCGGAAGTCGCCCTGGACGAGGCCCGGGCCGTCTGGACCGAGCGTCACCGGGACCGACGGGTCGCGGAGGAACTCGAGACCCGGACCCTTGAGGAGCGACGACTTGAGGCGGAGCGTCGGGAGCAGGCCGTGACCGATGACTTGGCGGCCATCCTCCGGCTTCGCGCCACGGGGGT
This Candidatus Rokuibacteriota bacterium DNA region includes the following protein-coding sequences:
- a CDS encoding FliI/YscN family ATPase encodes the protein MKGLAAMEARLDLLTPDRLVRPRGKVIRVVGLVIEATGPPVPVGDLCRIGVAGSPEGALAEVVGFREGRLLLMPLAELLGVAPGSEVLPLGHGLRIPVGVELLGRVLDGLGRPMDTCGPIRVRTSVTNHRRPPDPLTRRRVERPLASGLRVIDGLLTVGYGQRIGIFAGSGVGKSVLLGMIARYAAADVNVIGLVGERGREVREFIEKDLGPEGLERSVVVVATSDAPPQIRRQAAFTATAIAEHFRDAGRTVLLMMDSLTRFAAAQREVGLAVGEPPTTRGYPPSVFALLPRLLERAGTCPGPGSITGLYTILVEGDDPNEPVADAVRAILDGHIVLSRALAAHGHFPAIDVLGSVSRCMIDIVTPEHQALAQSLRALIAAHREVEPLLALGAYRAGGLPTADRAIARWDQILDFLTQAVSDRTAFEDTLARLATLVREPAAERRA
- the fliJ gene encoding flagellar export protein FliJ; the protein is MSTPYSALLRVRRVVERDAEIAIAQARHTVAALEDGLATLGVLRQRWVESAFAAAPGSTGVHGQITAIEATETALAASLARAEVALDEARAVWTERHRDRRVAEELETRTLEERRLEAERREQAVTDDLAAILRLRATGVWGEA